In the Mytilus trossulus isolate FHL-02 chromosome 1, PNRI_Mtr1.1.1.hap1, whole genome shotgun sequence genome, one interval contains:
- the LOC134691736 gene encoding uncharacterized protein LOC134691736: MQSSDTDYHFDNNNTIEMDFCANMEIQTKKRKFEMTTENVTSAIMSGKQFVLLPRNSSTYVTTDWKLTGTSLFLPLKGDTFVNLQKYEQITVADGSYFIADDAGNYSRSVTGKVLHLWKYCMSEKDYFVAESFLFTSPQDFSVVINHLYTS, from the exons ATGCAGTCAAGTGACACTGATTATCATTTTGATAATAACAACACAATTGAAATGGATTTTTGTGCTAATATGGAAAtacaaacaaagaaaagaaaatttgaaatgacaaCAGAAAATGTGACATCAGCTATCATGTCAG GAAAACAGTTTGTTTTACTTCCAAGGAACAGCAGTACCTATGTCACAACAGATTGGAAACTCACAGGAACATCATTATTCCTACCATTGAAAGGAGACACATTTGTCAATCTACAGAAATATGAACAGATAACAGTTGCAGATGGAAGCTACTTCATTGCAGATGATGCAGGAAATTATTCAAGATCTGTAACAG GTAAAGTTTTACACCTATGGAAATACTGCATGTCAGAGAAAGACTACTTTGTTGCAGAATCTTTCTTGTTTACAAGTCCACAG GATTTTTCAGTTGTGATAAATCATCTGTACACAAGTTGA